In Leptodesmis sichuanensis A121, the following are encoded in one genomic region:
- a CDS encoding HAMP domain-containing protein, producing the protein MQSSTSAGQTKFYPGSKRPSSLRWRSLSLRVKGILLAVAMSTLPVFIVGTTAFLVVREVSRAELEKHETLLASGVQSHLNQYMWERFGDIKAISNLDIFTNSRRRETATAREKSKALEQFLKAYPVYNSIAVFDLNGDPIGVAQEKGVPPLGNHSDRSYIKEALRTRQPVISQPLISTSSGIFSIYTAAPVRDQETGEIIGTVRARIPVNRLGELIPALKPQAGRSYYLINASGKAFYGPEGQYTNQTKSNGSSATIKENTIHQEQRIETIFPGIETLTKAKQAGSIVTQHSRLSATQFVTYAPPTQLAGLPDLNWSVALATDLSVAFAAQRQELLVILIGSGSTALIATLLAAYLTNRAVRPILAAAQAVKQIGEGKLDTRVVVKGEDELAVLGTNINQMADQLQILLETLRQNEARLKEQNDVLSDLARNEAVVQGNLKVRGGAMRKRWL; encoded by the coding sequence ATGCAATCCTCTACAAGTGCGGGCCAGACAAAATTTTATCCAGGTTCAAAGCGCCCCTCCTCCCTTCGCTGGCGCAGCTTGAGCCTGCGTGTCAAAGGAATATTGCTAGCTGTTGCGATGAGTACTTTACCCGTCTTTATTGTGGGGACAACGGCGTTCCTAGTCGTCCGTGAGGTGAGCCGCGCCGAGCTTGAGAAACATGAAACTCTGCTGGCCAGTGGTGTGCAAAGTCACCTTAATCAATATATGTGGGAACGTTTTGGTGACATTAAGGCCATCTCAAATCTGGATATTTTTACGAATTCTCGGCGGCGGGAAACAGCGACGGCCAGGGAGAAATCAAAAGCACTGGAACAATTTTTGAAAGCCTATCCGGTGTATAACAGCATTGCGGTTTTTGACCTGAACGGTGATCCGATCGGCGTTGCTCAAGAGAAAGGAGTGCCACCTTTAGGAAATCACAGCGATCGCAGCTACATCAAAGAGGCACTCCGCACTCGACAACCTGTTATCAGCCAGCCTTTGATCTCAACGAGCTCCGGCATCTTTAGTATCTACACAGCGGCACCCGTGCGTGACCAGGAAACCGGAGAAATTATTGGTACAGTTCGCGCTCGTATTCCAGTCAATCGACTGGGCGAATTGATTCCAGCCTTAAAACCTCAAGCAGGGCGATCGTACTACCTGATTAATGCGTCTGGAAAAGCCTTCTACGGGCCAGAAGGTCAGTATACGAACCAGACAAAATCAAATGGATCTAGCGCGACGATTAAGGAAAACACAATCCATCAGGAACAACGGATTGAAACCATTTTTCCCGGAATTGAGACACTGACCAAGGCAAAGCAGGCTGGCAGTATTGTGACTCAGCATTCGAGGCTATCGGCCACCCAATTTGTGACCTATGCGCCGCCAACGCAACTGGCAGGATTACCCGACCTGAATTGGAGTGTGGCGCTGGCAACGGATTTGTCTGTAGCATTTGCCGCACAACGGCAAGAGTTGCTGGTGATTTTGATTGGATCTGGTTCAACCGCCCTGATTGCCACTTTGCTGGCTGCTTATTTGACTAACCGAGCCGTGCGTCCGATTCTGGCTGCTGCACAAGCCGTGAAACAAATTGGTGAAGGCAAGCTGGATACGCGGGTTGTGGTCAAGGGAGAAGATGAATTAGCGGTTCTGGGCACCAATATTAACCAGATGGCGGATCAGTTGCAGATCCTGCTGGAAACGTTACGCCAGAATGAAGCCCGACTGAAGGAACAGAATGATGTCCTGTCAGATCTGGCTCGCAATGAAGCCGTTGTGCAAGGCAACCTGAAAGTCAGAGGGGGTGCGATGCGAAAAAGATGGCTTTGA
- a CDS encoding chemotaxis protein CheW, translating to MDINIDAPRDPEATLLPLASLQSRYILTRVGQQQLAFPSNWVAEILLVERSKILSLPFYDPMLLGLIYRQGQVISLISAHVLLSEALDQDKRFRAMQETLTVIYLGQATHQLAGIGIVVEEVVSSPTAQPLSKPRVFQLSDVPSHIWQPCR from the coding sequence ATGGATATCAATATCGATGCACCTCGTGATCCGGAGGCAACCCTGCTTCCTTTAGCCTCTTTACAAAGCCGCTACATTCTTACTCGGGTGGGGCAACAGCAACTGGCGTTCCCTTCTAACTGGGTGGCTGAAATTCTGTTGGTGGAGCGATCGAAGATTTTGTCCTTACCCTTTTATGACCCAATGCTACTCGGACTAATTTATCGTCAAGGTCAGGTTATTTCCTTAATTTCAGCCCACGTTTTGCTATCAGAAGCACTGGATCAGGATAAGCGATTCAGGGCAATGCAAGAAACGCTCACAGTGATCTACCTGGGTCAGGCTACCCATCAGTTGGCTGGCATCGGCATTGTTGTTGAGGAAGTAGTGAGTAGCCCTACAGCCCAACCGTTATCCAAACCGCGTGTGTTCCAGCTCTCAGATGTACCGAGTCATATCTGGCAACCATGTCGATAA
- a CDS encoding response regulator — protein MRFLIIDDSAVDRHFLMALLEEMGHEVEAYESTVGIVEKLQTGHYSSIFLDIVMPGKDGYKFLRELRLNQQTSDQYVIVCSSKTTPVEINYGLNRAGANDYLTKPVSRERLEQALQKI, from the coding sequence ATGCGTTTTTTAATTATTGATGATAGTGCTGTCGATCGCCACTTTTTGATGGCTTTACTGGAAGAAATGGGGCATGAAGTTGAAGCCTATGAAAGTACAGTAGGAATAGTTGAAAAGCTACAAACGGGCCATTATTCGTCTATCTTTCTCGATATTGTCATGCCTGGAAAAGATGGCTATAAATTCCTGAGAGAACTACGATTGAATCAACAAACAAGCGACCAGTATGTGATTGTCTGTTCCAGTAAAACTACTCCTGTTGAAATCAATTACGGTCTCAACCGTGCTGGTGCAAATGACTATCTGACCAAACCCGTTTCGCGAGAGCGTCTTGAACAAGCCTTACAAAAAATTTAG
- a CDS encoding response regulator, with protein MAALETYSFQFRPHELPHRLSQLSTDNLTGYWLFEFTDQQDADPIEPWYLGLSQGRVVFSGNQQISWREFLKTLQRYVARLNSTDVKQIILTLEQQFAQAEQEAQSNLFLALLQKLYHLNLINSEELEQALQLKILADFDSYLLQYSGQAKFLPFSQLEIQAPILGFAIQDLLVKAKERQLWWQKLQPIVPMDSVPALNWESANTSQLTDEQKQRLKLLVANGKTINEIAYSLAQDSLEVAIFFANLIKENLVTLSAPNHAADRAIFIIDDSPLMLKQFENLVTTWGYTVRSFLDPEEALQALATSHPAVIFLDINMPGITGFDLVKKIRRHSELVTVPLVMLTAEKTLSNNWRARWSGCRFLSKPLASHEISQFCTELRSLLTEMVPPHSSHQIESLS; from the coding sequence ATGGCAGCACTAGAAACCTATAGCTTTCAATTTCGCCCCCATGAGCTACCGCACAGGTTGAGCCAGTTATCCACAGATAATCTCACAGGATATTGGTTGTTTGAATTTACTGACCAACAGGATGCTGATCCGATCGAGCCGTGGTATCTCGGTTTATCTCAGGGACGGGTCGTTTTTTCGGGAAATCAACAGATTTCCTGGAGGGAGTTTCTGAAGACACTGCAACGCTATGTTGCTCGTCTCAATAGTACGGATGTAAAACAGATTATCCTGACGTTGGAGCAACAATTTGCTCAAGCAGAACAGGAGGCACAATCCAATTTATTTCTTGCTCTGCTACAGAAACTATACCACCTGAACCTAATTAATTCAGAGGAACTGGAGCAGGCATTACAGCTAAAAATTCTAGCGGATTTTGATAGTTATTTACTTCAATATTCAGGGCAGGCAAAATTTCTCCCATTTTCTCAGCTAGAAATTCAAGCTCCAATTCTGGGATTTGCAATCCAGGATTTATTGGTTAAGGCCAAAGAGCGGCAACTCTGGTGGCAAAAGCTACAACCTATAGTGCCAATGGACAGTGTACCTGCCCTAAATTGGGAGTCTGCCAACACCTCTCAATTAACGGATGAGCAGAAACAGCGCTTGAAGTTGTTAGTCGCTAATGGCAAGACAATTAATGAAATTGCGTATAGTCTGGCTCAAGATTCACTAGAGGTAGCAATATTTTTTGCCAATTTGATTAAGGAAAACCTGGTTACTCTATCAGCACCTAATCATGCAGCCGATCGCGCAATCTTTATTATTGATGATTCTCCTTTAATGTTGAAACAATTTGAGAATTTGGTAACAACTTGGGGATATACGGTGCGATCGTTCCTGGATCCAGAAGAAGCTCTGCAAGCCCTGGCGACTTCCCATCCTGCTGTCATCTTTCTGGACATCAATATGCCTGGTATTACTGGCTTCGATCTGGTCAAAAAAATTCGCCGTCACTCTGAATTAGTGACTGTTCCTTTAGTGATGTTAACTGCCGAAAAAACTTTGTCTAATAACTGGCGAGCGCGCTGGAGTGGTTGTCGTTTCTTAAGTAAACCTCTGGCATCCCATGAAATATCTCAATTTTGTACAGAACTTCGCTCATTGTTGACAGAAATGGTGCCACCTCATTCATCACATCAGATCGAAAGTTTAAGTTAA
- a CDS encoding ISKra4 family transposase (programmed frameshift) — protein MDAEKKAQIQAHARALAALLYEETDPEQVKTLAGIEVAVRGHLLEHVGPELGGFFIATSSGTTSGRKRSLDSIVGRLHLSEKQAQILEVKAYTRWSPYLEQCCLLLSANESYERAAEDIEVLTGVKVTHSTQQRLVHRQTFELPQVAGVVEEMSVDGGKVRLRTPQGQPSEWRDYKGVNLHECCVAAFFQDNEQLVNWVNPQPLSDPLTCLGDGHDGIWNIYAQIGTTTQRREILDWYHLIENLGKVGGSQQRLAVVEACLWQGDVEGAIIQFEDWQHERVATFIAYLNKHRQRIVNYGYYQAEGISIGSGAIESTVKQVGRRVKISGAQWEKGNVPQVLKQRCAYLNGQFSK, from the exons ATGGACGCTGAGAAAAAAGCCCAAATTCAAGCCCATGCTCGTGCCCTTGCCGCTCTGCTGTACGAGGAAACCGACCCGGAGCAAGTAAAAACATTAGCAGGGATTGAGGTAGCAGTAAGAGGGCATCTGCTGGAACACGTCGGTCCAGAACTCGGGG GATTTTTTATTGCAACAAGCAGCGGCACCACAAGTGGACGAAAGCGCAGCCTCGACAGTATCGTCGGACGACTGCACTTGAGCGAGAAACAGGCACAAATTCTGGAGGTGAAAGCCTACACACGCTGGAGTCCTTACCTGGAGCAGTGTTGTTTGTTGCTCAGTGCCAACGAGTCGTATGAGCGAGCGGCAGAAGACATCGAAGTGTTGACTGGGGTGAAGGTTACTCACAGCACTCAACAACGATTAGTCCATCGTCAAACCTTCGAGTTACCGCAAGTGGCAGGAGTGGTTGAGGAGATGAGTGTAGACGGCGGCAAAGTACGATTGCGAACCCCTCAAGGACAACCGAGTGAATGGCGAGATTACAAGGGGGTGAATCTGCACGAGTGCTGTGTGGCTGCTTTTTTCCAGGATAACGAGCAATTGGTTAACTGGGTCAACCCTCAACCCTTGTCTGACCCGCTCACTTGCTTAGGAGATGGGCACGATGGGATCTGGAATATTTATGCCCAGATCGGCACCACGACCCAAAGACGGGAGATTTTGGATTGGTATCACCTCATCGAGAATTTGGGCAAGGTGGGTGGTTCCCAGCAACGTTTAGCGGTGGTGGAAGCCTGCTTGTGGCAGGGCGATGTCGAGGGAGCGATCATCCAGTTTGAGGATTGGCAACACGAGCGGGTTGCGACTTTCATTGCCTATCTCAACAAGCATCGACAGCGGATTGTCAACTATGGCTATTATCAAGCCGAAGGCATTTCCATTGGTTCTGGTGCAATTGAATCAACGGTCAAACAAGTCGGGCGGCGCGTCAAGATATCGGGGGCGCAGTGGGAAAAGGGTAACGTACCACAGGTGCTGAAGCAACGCTGTGCTTACCTTAATGGGCAATTCTCAAAATGA
- a CDS encoding caspase family protein, with product MASHWAIAIGISQYSYMDPLKYADRDVEVLQEYLTKANFDTVYCFSEQSPDLVFNGEVTLSMQPTFANLKRFLDLRFTTPFLQPDDTLWFFFIGHGSHYGNQDYLMPADGHPNFADSTALSIDSITQYLRNSGTEKIVLVLDACHTETQQFGQGFGTDPNGVITLFSSDYGQISRKLDGLKHGSFTCALLDGLQTLSKYQNATIEHLYLLLKDTLPKLNRRSLKPPQNPRLRVDPSLSTAMIQIPPTQLKSKNWLQRLFLPDKLKSPGMTGAPALVASESQQPAKILAIAGLTGAVICAGVIGYLGLQKPNRSSPSAPSTAQTKMNLATARNSTKTPTQPKQMAPTRMVPNRPDQEAGLGEIPSERSPRPGVYYTTNPQFTASRREIGKSGDRLCIKLVNGSPNTAKGHSKVVVSSVSRRADGYYIDATGQKLSLGSLYSELSDGKLLWQRLETDVDESGLMGECLTAKTEYVKHDKPGG from the coding sequence ATGGCAAGCCATTGGGCGATCGCGATCGGAATTAGTCAGTACAGTTACATGGATCCTTTGAAGTATGCCGATCGGGATGTGGAAGTCTTGCAGGAATATCTGACAAAAGCGAACTTCGACACAGTGTACTGTTTTTCTGAGCAATCACCTGATCTGGTTTTCAACGGCGAGGTAACCCTCTCCATGCAGCCAACATTCGCTAACCTGAAACGGTTTTTAGATCTGCGGTTCACCACTCCTTTCCTGCAACCTGACGATACATTGTGGTTTTTCTTCATCGGGCATGGTTCGCATTACGGAAATCAGGACTACTTAATGCCTGCTGATGGGCACCCCAACTTTGCAGATAGTACAGCCCTGTCCATCGACTCTATTACCCAGTACCTGCGGAACAGTGGAACAGAAAAGATCGTACTCGTGTTGGATGCCTGCCATACCGAAACCCAACAGTTTGGGCAAGGCTTTGGCACGGATCCCAACGGTGTGATCACCCTCTTCTCCTCTGATTATGGTCAAATCTCCCGTAAACTCGACGGCCTCAAACATGGCTCCTTTACCTGTGCCTTGCTGGATGGCCTGCAAACACTCAGCAAGTATCAAAATGCCACGATCGAGCATCTTTATCTGCTGCTAAAAGATACCCTTCCCAAACTGAATCGCCGCTCCTTAAAACCTCCTCAAAATCCCCGTTTACGAGTGGATCCCTCACTCTCTACGGCGATGATTCAAATTCCTCCAACCCAACTCAAAAGCAAGAACTGGTTACAAAGATTGTTCTTGCCTGACAAACTGAAATCCCCAGGAATGACAGGGGCACCGGCCCTGGTTGCCTCGGAGAGTCAGCAACCTGCTAAAATCCTGGCGATCGCGGGTCTGACAGGTGCTGTAATCTGTGCAGGGGTAATTGGTTATTTGGGGTTACAAAAACCAAATCGCTCTTCTCCATCCGCCCCATCCACGGCTCAAACAAAAATGAATTTGGCCACTGCTCGTAATTCAACCAAAACGCCAACTCAGCCTAAGCAGATGGCTCCGACCCGGATGGTGCCCAATCGCCCGGATCAGGAAGCAGGGTTGGGAGAGATTCCTTCTGAACGCAGTCCCAGACCGGGGGTGTACTACACTACTAATCCCCAGTTCACGGCATCTCGCAGAGAGATTGGTAAAAGTGGCGATCGCCTCTGCATTAAATTGGTGAATGGCTCTCCCAACACGGCTAAAGGACACTCTAAAGTTGTGGTGAGCAGTGTATCGCGGCGAGCAGATGGATACTATATCGATGCCACAGGACAAAAGCTCAGCTTGGGCAGCCTTTATAGTGAACTATCCGATGGCAAACTGCTCTGGCAGCGATTAGAAACAGACGTGGATGAGTCTGGTCTAATGGGCGAATGCTTAACAGCCAAGACAGAGTACGTCAAGCATGACAAACCCGGCGGATAA
- a CDS encoding M20 metallopeptidase family protein — translation MVSTPLTPLPVDTSRIRPAIQAFQPQIVAWRRRLHQKPELGFREVLTSEFVAQKLQEWGIEHQTGIAKTGILATIHGDRPGPVFAIRCDMDALPIQEENEVPYKSQHDGVMHACGHDGHTAIALGTAYYLSRHTHDFAGTVKIIFQPAEEGLGGAEPMIAAGVLKDPDVDAIVGLHLWNVLPIGTIGVRTGPLMAAVECFDLVIHGRGGHGAIPQQTIDSVVVGAQIVNALQTIVARNVNPIDSAVVTVGEFHAGTAHNIIADSARMTGTVRYFNPAYKGYFEQRMEQVIKGVCDSHGARYELNYWELYPPVINDSTIAKLVRSIAEDVVESPLGVVPECQTMGGEDMSFFLQEVPGCYFFLGSANAEKGLAYPHHHPRFDFDETALGMGVEMFVRCVEKFCR, via the coding sequence ATGGTTTCTACCCCATTAACGCCACTTCCAGTCGATACGTCCCGAATTCGTCCAGCTATTCAGGCTTTTCAGCCACAAATTGTAGCCTGGCGGCGGCGGCTCCACCAAAAGCCGGAACTGGGATTTCGGGAAGTTCTCACCTCGGAATTCGTCGCCCAAAAACTGCAGGAATGGGGAATAGAGCACCAGACCGGGATTGCCAAAACCGGAATTCTGGCTACAATTCATGGCGATCGCCCTGGCCCTGTGTTTGCCATCCGCTGTGATATGGATGCCCTGCCGATTCAGGAGGAGAATGAAGTTCCTTACAAATCTCAACATGATGGAGTGATGCACGCCTGCGGTCATGATGGCCATACGGCGATCGCGCTGGGTACCGCCTATTACCTATCCCGCCATACTCATGATTTTGCTGGTACCGTCAAAATCATTTTTCAGCCTGCCGAAGAAGGGTTGGGGGGGGCAGAACCCATGATTGCCGCAGGAGTACTGAAAGATCCTGATGTGGATGCGATCGTGGGATTACATCTATGGAACGTCTTACCCATTGGTACCATTGGAGTTCGTACCGGGCCACTCATGGCTGCCGTGGAATGTTTTGATCTGGTGATTCATGGTCGGGGGGGACACGGCGCGATCCCGCAACAAACGATCGACTCAGTAGTGGTCGGTGCTCAAATTGTCAATGCGCTGCAAACGATCGTGGCTCGCAATGTCAATCCTATTGATTCCGCTGTTGTGACCGTTGGTGAATTTCACGCTGGAACGGCTCATAACATCATTGCCGATTCTGCTCGTATGACCGGCACAGTGCGCTACTTTAATCCCGCCTATAAAGGGTACTTTGAACAACGGATGGAACAGGTGATCAAAGGCGTTTGCGACAGCCACGGTGCCCGGTATGAACTGAACTACTGGGAACTCTATCCCCCGGTAATCAATGATTCCACCATTGCTAAATTGGTGCGTTCCATTGCTGAAGATGTGGTGGAATCCCCGTTAGGGGTTGTACCTGAATGCCAGACGATGGGCGGTGAAGATATGTCTTTCTTCCTGCAGGAAGTTCCTGGCTGTTATTTCTTCTTAGGGTCAGCCAACGCCGAAAAAGGACTGGCCTATCCTCACCACCATCCTCGCTTTGATTTTGATGAAACGGCTCTGGGCATGGGAGTGGAAATGTTTGTGCGATGTGTGGAAAAGTTTTGCCGATAA
- a CDS encoding GNAT family N-acetyltransferase: protein MTETRVLPPHCILRPARSLDRSLIRRLLNDFRQEVLPPPSTADVLMKWVVWVFLVLGGLYLTLLIGPGTLLHLLAGPAIVLAIGVFIALLFTWNDDWQDFWVIEHEQTIIACAKLRRHSRYSVLHDVYVVPHWRSRGLGSYLVKHLGQQATRPLYLSCMPNLVKFYNRLGFTPVASAKLPPLLQYDLGIPGRFEVVPLKLP from the coding sequence ATGACCGAAACCCGTGTTCTGCCTCCACACTGCATCCTTCGTCCCGCTCGCTCCCTGGATCGATCGCTGATCCGACGGTTGTTAAATGATTTTAGACAAGAAGTACTACCTCCGCCATCTACCGCAGATGTGTTGATGAAGTGGGTGGTATGGGTTTTTCTTGTCTTGGGAGGACTCTATCTGACGCTGCTGATTGGGCCTGGAACTTTACTGCATTTACTGGCAGGCCCTGCGATCGTACTGGCGATCGGTGTTTTCATCGCCCTGCTGTTTACCTGGAATGACGACTGGCAAGATTTTTGGGTGATCGAACACGAGCAAACCATTATTGCCTGTGCTAAACTTCGCCGCCACAGTCGGTATTCCGTTTTACATGACGTGTATGTTGTACCCCATTGGCGCAGCCGGGGATTAGGGTCATACCTGGTGAAGCATTTGGGCCAGCAGGCCACTCGGCCCTTGTACCTTAGCTGTATGCCCAATTTAGTTAAGTTTTACAACCGACTGGGCTTTACTCCCGTTGCATCTGCGAAACTGCCACCTCTATTGCAATACGATTTAGGCATTCCCGGACGGTTTGAAGTGGTGCCTTTGAAATTACCTTAG
- the gvpA gene encoding gas vesicle structural protein GvpA: protein MAVEKVNSSSSLAEVVDRILDKGIVVDAWVRVSLVGIELLAIEARVVIASVETYLKYAEAVGLTAQAAVPAA from the coding sequence ATGGCCGTTGAAAAAGTAAACTCCTCCTCCAGTCTGGCTGAAGTCGTCGATCGCATTCTGGACAAGGGAATTGTTGTGGATGCCTGGGTACGAGTGTCCCTGGTTGGGATTGAATTGCTGGCGATCGAAGCTCGTGTCGTGATTGCGTCAGTAGAAACCTACTTGAAGTATGCAGAAGCTGTTGGCCTGACCGCTCAAGCCGCCGTTCCTGCTGCCTAA